The genomic region gtaaaattggtggcgcaaaaaaaagctcCCATGTGGATCTGCAGGGAGAAAGTTGAATTGATTTTtaggaggtgaggaggaaaaaacagaagtgtaaaaatgaaaaatggcccagtccttaaggggtttaacctTGCTATAAAATTCTATATATTTAAATAAGCCTAAAAAATACAGGTATGTTGGCATAAAGTGCACATTATATGTTCACTTTCAATGCTTTTAATGTAGCTAAGGTCAGgccactgcacaatgctttggtcagcccactgcacaatgttcgctccgggtctgatgactggcgatcactgggccggagcattgtgacatcacggctcctcccccatgtgacgtcacactctgccacctctatgcaagcctatgggggggggatgtgacagatgtcatccccctcccataggcttgcattgaggaatgGAATGTGACATcccatggggcggagccgtgacgtgacaatgctccggccccatgatcgccagtcatcaaacccggagcgaacatgctcaggggactgatggtaacggggtgctgcatgcaagatcacggggtccccagtggcgggacccacgcaatcaggcaacttattccctatcctttggataggggataagatgtcttagcgccggagtacccctttaacttgctttGGTTTATAGTGTAATAGCTTCCTATAAGCTTGTTCTGCTCTCACACTTTTGGGATTAGTTGTGCTGCAATTGAACACAGTAATGCAGGAAACAGATAATTGAGATCACCCCGCTGCACAATGCTTTACTCAGCTTTCTTTGTGTTGTAGTATGATAACTTTTACAGGCTCATTCtgcagtcacactgctgggatctgtagtgcaccaactgaacACAGTAATGCGGGTGACAGGTCATCGAGGTCAGCCAACTGCACAATGATGTGCTTAGCTTGCTTTGTATGGTTTTTGTAAAGGATTTGACATCTTTCACACTTGTTCCTATATTTTGACAGTCGTTCTTCTGCTGAacattttgtaaacatttttttttttaagttgtaaaGTCTATACTTCTTCAATATCAATACTGGTGATAGATACAATTTAATGTAATAATTTAAGGTTAGAATTTATTTTTTGATTTTATATTTCTAGTGGCTATTGGTCAATATTTGGAAAAATCTCCAATATCTAATAAATATGTTAAAATTCACAATTCATTTATCATTAGGAGAAGAAAATACGAAGTCACGAGAGATTTGTTAGGAGTATTTTTAATCTACCACAACGTAATGGCTTTCATGAGACTAAATGTATTTATGATAAAATGAAGTAGGGTTCCCCTGTGTACATCTTACAATGGTATATATATTGCATTGAATTACAGTACCTACTTCAATTTTctcaatgcatttatttttttgaccAAAGCTTTATGGGATGTTTTTGAGAAACATAAAGAGGTATAAAGACCTGTATAAATGAATAAATCAATATGAAGTTCTTAGATAGATTATTAGAttattagatatgagatagatagatggatagatagaagatagatatgagatatatagatagatagatgtcttTTTAATTCAACATATAAAATACAGAAGACTAGCAGGAGTTTGTAACTGCATTGTATCATGATTATAATGTAACAGTGTAAGAAtgtgttaaatgatatttatggtTTATACTGCTTCATATTTATTAAATTATTGTTTTTGTAAATTAAAGAAGTACAAGAAAAAAGATCCAAAGGAATAAACAACGATGAGAGCTGAAATTTaacagacatatttttttttgtgacaacaACTTAAAagtataaacagcaaaaaaagaattgCATGTATAATTATTTACTCTTTTTCAGAGAATGGCAAAGAGAAACAAGACCAAGGTGGAAGAGTTCATTTTATTGGCCTTTGTTGATTTGCACCAGATTCAGATATTATTTTTTCTGTTGTTTCTGCTGACCTATATGACTTGTATTATGGGAAATCTCGCAATAATCATTGTTGTTAAACTAGAACATTCACTGCATAAACCAATGTATCTTTTCATCGCTGTGTTTTCCACTTTGGAAATCATGTTTGTCTCGGCCACAGTTCCAAAACTTTTGTCCATTTTACTAGGACATAACAACACAATATCCTTCATTGGATGTTTTACTCAAATGTTTGTCTTCGACTCTTTGGGTGTCACTGAATGCTTTCTCCTTATGGTGATGGTGTTTGATCGATATCTGGCCATTAATAAGCCTTTACATTACTCAACCATCATGACTCCTACAGCATGCGTTGGACTAGCTATTTTTCCATGGCTTTTAGGATTTACCAGTATGTTAGTACCAATCATCATTACGGCCCAGTTGGTATACTGCGGTCCTAATATAATTGATCACTTTTTTTGTGACATGGCTCCATTACAAAGCTTGGCGTGTTCTGATCCTTTCATTAGCAGTATGTCAACAAGCTTAGCGGCTCTCATGGACATTGTTCTACCTTTCCTCGTAATAATAGGATTCTATGTCTGTATTATAATGACTGTCAGCAAGATCAAGAGTAAAGATGGGAAACAGAAAGCCTTCTCCACCTGCACGTCTCATCTCACTGTAGCCAGTCTCTTCTTTGGCACGGCCATGATTGTGTATATCAAACCTAGAGGCAGCCATTACGAAAAGTACCTCTCTTTTATGTACACAGCATTCACCCCAACCATTAATCCTTTCATTTATACCTTTAGGAACAGGGATGTGAAGGAGGTTTTTACCAATTTAATAAACCGAGTCATGAGACCAACTTAAAATGATTTTGAAAATAGTTTTCTATTATTCAGTGATTTCAATTTCAGATTAATTTTTACATCTtgtttatactgtatagtgttgctcgcgaatattcgcaatacgaattttattcgcgaatatcgcatattcgcgaattcgcgaattttcgcgaatatagcgctatatattcgtaattacgaatattatgaatattcgCTCTAATACCACTGTTTGAGACTGACGTGCAAAATTTCGATTATGCCAATttttgtttatgcaaattttcgcatatgctaattttcgcatgcgcgaatttgcgcatatgcgaaaataaaacgcgcatattacgaatatgcgaatttagcgaacatatgacgaatattcgtccatatattcgcgaaatatcgcaaattcgaatatggcctatgccgctcaatactaatactgtatatacattagaACAGTACTATAAACACTAATAAACTTTTAATTCCACCAAGATTATTGCTTTGACCTTTCTGCTATGATTCTTTAGATTTTTTCAGATTAATAGTTAAAATGGTAATTTCACCTATATTATTTCTAATATTATTACTAAAGATGAATAAACTTTACGAGAACAGGTTTTaagaaaatcatcaataaaataacCCTCAAAACATGTATACAAAACTGCCAAATTGCTCTAAAGCCCTAcggtcacctaggaatgtattcacaTAGCTTTAAAGTGGTTTTTAGGTAATGTCAAGGTTTTGGTGAAACTAACAGCACGTTTGAAAACATACTGTGCTAGGGGATATAAatgctttttaacactaaaataaagctgcataagATATTCCTTTTTGTTGGCTTGTCAGTGTtgaaatgcacacagaggtatcagaAGACCCAACGTGTTATCCAAGCATTCCAACAATCCTCCCTTTTTGAGAGTTGCAACAGGACAGGAAAAAtagcttttgtaaatattgaaaagttgaataaatataaaaaattctcccttttaggGAGGTGCAAAAGGATTGGTGATGGTGTCTCAAAATATTGAAGAGCTTGTTGATATTTAAGAAATAGCTTATGTATATATAGAAAAGTTTGAAAAGTTGCAACAGGATTTGTTTTCTGGAATGGTAAGAAGAAATAATTTTGTATGAAAACTCAAAAGAaacattttcccttttttatAATTAGAGGTTGTCCAAAAATTCTCTCATTATGGGAATTGCAACAGGATTTGTGTCCAGAAATGGTGAAGACAAAATAGtttttgtatgaaaagccaaaaaatcctttttttaggATTATGGGTTGTTTTTATGTGTAGGCCTgactggtagtagcagcagctatGGTGGTGGTGGACTGATGTTATAATTAGTAGCTAGCAGAAATCAGGGGGTGGTAGACTAGCGCTaactgtagccagtggacagcaggcagtggtggactggtgtttgtggtagtagccagcagataggtagtggtggactagtgatatttCTAGCTAGGCCTTGGGATGTTGCTCCATGTGCTTATGTAGTTTCTTAATTCCTAAACTTGGAGCCTGGCTATGCcttactttctttttgcagtttatcccatttatacattatatatatatatatatatatatatatatatatatatatatatatatatattgcagtttaTCCCATTTCTTTTTCCCATTTATACCCCTGCagcccatacatccccagcctgtgcaccttgtcatcctacccttcagataacacacttatcttctctgtgttccttctcctgtgcagacctgcgtcctcagaagacagggcagggggaggggaggtgaggagctgtgtattatggcttctcatgcagacctcctGGAGgagtgagatgagggggcgtggcttatttctcttatgcagagaaaaaaaaaagcactgacgtcttgtccacagcagactcagaactgtggacaacagtaaaagaaaacactctgaactacagaacttcctgtccaacaaacaggtaagcaaaacacacaaatgctgccaaaacatataacacatgtatattgcaaaaaaaacaaaacttacaaagaagatgcaacatagtcaaaaaaattaaccaccggagtacccctttaagcacaaagtAGAAATACTATACGTTTGATTTAACCCAGAAAATACAAACAACTTGGCCTTAGATGGCAATTTGGCATTTGCTCTCAATGCTTTTAaatgtgtatttatgttaaacctaggtagaaatactatatgttgGTTTTCTCCCATCATTCTTCACTTAGTACCCTATAATGACATAttctgaaaacagaatgttagaaatctttgctgtttattgaaaagaaaaaatgaaaatattgacATAAGTTTCCGAACCCTTAACTTACATGAAGCagcaattacagcctccagtctttttgGGATGATGCCACTAAGTATggtcacctggatttggggatttgttTCTTCTCTGTTGATTCTTTCAAGCTCtaacaggttggatggggaccatctataaaagccattttcaggtctcttcgGAGATGTTCAATTGAGTTTCAGTCAACGCTCTAGATAGGCCACTCAATGACATTCACAGAGTTATCTCCAAACTACTCCTGTGTTGTGTTGCCTTGGCTGTGAgttttgggtcattgtcttgttggaaggtgaaccttcggCTCAGTTTCAgttccagagcactctggatcaggtttttattaatgatatatttttacttttatccaTTCAGTTTTCCCTCAAATCTGACCAGTCTTCCTGTCTCAGCTGCTAAGAAAAACTCCCACAGTGTGATGCTTCCCCACTatgctttactgtagggatggtattgggcaggtgatgagcagtgccttgtttcctccagacatgacacttAGGATTAAGGGAATCGGGAATCAGAATGATTGATGAGTAAAGCTGTGGAAAAGGTGAAAGGGTATGAGGACCTTCGGAATGCATTGTATATTTACATACTCTTAATTGTTTACATCAATTCTTCTAGGGGCTGGATAGTAGGTTGCTGCCCAAAGAGTGGTCACAATATGGGTCATGATTGGCTAGGCAGGCCAGACAGGCCTAACGCCAGGTACCAGGGATACAGGCAGAGGTGAGGCTGGTGCAACAGGTCAGCAGCTTGGTGGTAATTGCAGGAGACACAGCGCAGTCCAGTGTGGGTTAAACAGGCAGTAAGCAGTTCCAATAGGTGATGATGATTAGCAGTAGGGGATTAAGAACAGCAAGGGTTAAGCAACTTCAAACTTAAATATGTATCAGAACTAAACATATTCTAGTAACATCAGGATGAATAACTGAATAGATACAAGCTGTTTAATGTATTGCTTTTACAAAATTATACAACTTGGTAACTaacttttataaaaattttgcacATATTCTTGTTGCTACTATATTCTCTCAGGTGTACAGAGCTCCGACACTGTCTCTCTGATGCCCCCCTCAGACTTATCCCCACAGCTTCACCTAGGCAAGCTTGCTACTGTATTTGAATgatgtaaataaaacaaaaataaaacaaaaacaacacaCACCCCATCACCCCTTAATTtctccttaaaggagttctccggtgcttacacatcttatcccctatccaaaggataggggataagatgcctgatcgcgggagtcccgcagctggggaagcccgtgatcatgcacgcggcaccccgtttgtaatcagtccccggagcgtgttcgctccgggtctgattacgggcgactacagggccggcggcgtgtgacgtcacgcctccatcccagtgtgacgtcacgctcctcccctcaatgcaagcctacgggagggggcgtgatagctatcatgccccctcccgtaggcttgcattgaggggcggaggcgtgacatcacacgccgccgaccctgtagtcgccggtaatcagacccagagcgaaaacgctctggggactgaataCAAACGGGgttccgcgtgcatgatcacgggcgtccccagctgcgggactcccgcgatcaggcatcttattccctatcctttggataggggataagatgagtaagcaccggagaacccctttaatgaccaagtaTTGCTGAAACGTGTTTTTTTCCTACATTCTTTGCTTCTGCATTTCTCGCATAACCTAACTTTATCGACCAGGTAAAGCAATGCCCCTTTATCAATTTCTCAGCACCATCAATCATGCAAGGAAAAGAAGATTAAGTAATAAACCATTACATTTCTGTCCAATATTCATATTCCTCTGGATGACTGCTGTTTTTAGCTGTGCTACTTGCTGATACCCTGCAGGACATCAACTTGTAGCACAGTTGAAGGATAGCAGAAAAATATATCACCGCAAGCTTGCTAAGGGGACTTATCTAAAAAACATGAATAACCCCCACATAAGATATCCACGTGGAAATGTAGAGGACAGCACAGGAACAATCCTCCGTGCCCATTGTCAACCGGAGCTCCACTCCAGCATCAATACATATCCAAGCAACAGGCCAAAGTACCAACAGACAGAAGACTCCTCTTGTTCATGCAAAGGGCAGTGATTTATTGTTTCCCCACATTGCATGTGGGGAACCAATACATAATTGCTCTTTGTATGAACATGAGGTGTCTTCCATCTTTTGGACCTATGGCCTGTTGcttggatataccccatataagaAAATTACACTCTATCTGGATCTCGTGTGAAACTGGTCCACAGACCAGCAAGAACTCATATGACTTATTTGGATATAAAAGCAGAAATGACAATGCAATAAACCAAGCTCTCGACAAAAATGCACAAATTAGAGATGGGGAAAAGTTAAAACAAGTTTCAACACCTCTACAGTTGGCACCAGTGCggtataagggtagggtcacacgcggCTACTCCGCAACGTTTGACTACAAGCGTCGTCTCGCCTccttctcattttttttttatattattattattttattatttatttattattttaatatatgatgttatatattttttttacatatttggtattaccacACACAGAATCACCCAAACTATTATAGaagaggaatatgcaaagcagctcattaataTGCCACTGCTCCTTGTGACCTTCCCTTAGAATTAGTGTATCTATTCACTATGGTGTCTGGCTACCTTAGTGGGATTTCGCCAAgcttaacactagagatgagcgaacttacagtaaattcgatttgtcacaaacttctcggctcggcagttcatgacttatcctgcatgaattagttcagctttcaggtgctcccgtgagctggaaaaggcggatacagtcgtcctaggagactctttcgtgacgaatcgaatttactgtaagtttgctcatctctacttaacaCCTTTCCAAAAGTAAAGATTGCAGTGTGAGAGTCATATCGAggtaggtaaggctgggttcacatatctcCGGCATCCGAAATCTCGATGCAACTTATGACAACCTGCATCATTGTTTCTGGATGCCAGACAGCGGTACGCAAGCTGCGTTGCCCTGTATGGTGctgtccggcatgtccaaccatccagcatcaaaattgagaAGCTGGatcattgtgaactgtcccattcaaatgaaatgggatcagttctaccaTCTGTTTCCATCCGGCGCACACCGAAGGGAAATtatgccggacgcctgatatatgtgtgaacctagccttagcatGTGTGTGTTCATCTTGCAGAGAGCACGAAGTGTGGCATAAAATTCTTCACTCTTCGTGCTCTCTgcaagcagaacaccccccacccccttacaAAATATTATATTCATTCATATTCCTGcaataaaaatgcaataaaattccaaactccaaaatcactgattttggtcacatcacatctcaTTAAAATGGAATGAAAAAGTGTCCAAAAAGTACAAACTACAAAAATGAACTCGCATgcagatcagtaaatgcaaaaaaaaaaaagttacagggatcAGAATATAGCAATGACAGTTTTCctgtaaaacaaacaaaaaagggtTTAGTTGGAATtacactgacccatagaataaatttAGTAGGTCAGTATAACCACATTGATTGCATATGATTTCTCCATAAAATTGTGTAAATTCAAAACCCCAAAAgatcaactttaaaggggtactccacccctagacatcttattccctatctaaaggatagggataagatgtctgatcgcaggggtcccgccgctcgggAGGCCCGCTATCTTGGCCggtgcaccccagacatccggtgcacggagcaaacttggctcagtgccggatgactggcaacgtgaggtggaggctcgtgacatcatggtcacaccttcttgtgatgtcacggccatgccccatcaatgcaagtctataagagggggcgtgacagctgtcatgcccgctcacatagacttgcattgagggggtgtggccatcacgtcacaagcctccggggctgcacccaacgctctaaacgaatgctgggtgctgcagagagatcgagggggtccctagATCGGGGATAAGAGGGCTAggggcacagtacccctttaagtcctggtgGTAACATAACAAAACAGGAAATACacataaaagggggggggatatttTTGTACCTAATGGTGGGTGTTTCACTGTTTCTATTTTCTCTGTTCTCACACATACAGTACCCTGGGCACTGGGCATCAGGTCATCGCAAAGATGCTGGCATAAATGGTAACAACAGTCACTATAACAAGGAATTTTTCCCTTTTAACTGTTGCAAAATATAAAATacttaagtaaaaaaaagaaagttccaTTAGTTCCAGAGCATTGTGGGACACGCAGTTATGTGAATGGTTATAGGTGCGATGATTAGATACTGGGTTTTGCCACAAGAGGATGTCAAAGAGGTTTTCCCGCTGTCCTATAAAAGGCTAttagaggctacttttgggtagtgtagtTCTTGATGAGACATAGTTGAGTGCTAAAAATGTCTTAAGACATTTTGTCAAGTTGACAGACTTTGAGAGCGTGCGCGTAATTGGACTGAGAGAAGCAGGATTGGGGGTTTGACAAATTGCTTTCCATCTAGGCCATATTAACCAAGCTTGTTTGTAGGAAAATGTGCCGTAGGATGTCATCCAAACCTGTATGCCTCCGTGTCCAACCATATCTCATCTTCTATCCAGGCTAAAGGTGGAACAAAAGGGTACTGGAGCCGccgtatctttttttttcttttctactttttGCAAATTTAGAAATATAACACATCTGTTATCCATCTTTGTTATCCATCTCCTTAATTCTTCATTAGAAATTAGCGAAAATACCAAAAGTTTCAAAGTTTCGAAAAGTGTTGGATTTACAGTGGGCTATCAGCAATGAAAATGAGTTTAAAAGGAAGTCTAGTATcaaaaaacctatcccctatctgcaggagtcACATCACAGGGACACCTGCAATCTCCTActggctctctgcatgaatgcaGTTTTTTGGCCACGGTACAAAgctcccccttcatgtatctctatgggaaagccatgatctgacacttatcccctatcctacatgTCTTTTGATACTGTATAACTCCTTTAAGTTGTGCTGCTATGCAAAGCAACTTAACTTTTATCTGTATAGTTTCCTGTTTTACTCTTACAGTGCTGAGCTGAGTGCTTTGTGCCCCCAGCATGGAAAGAGTGAACTAACGCTATAAACAAAGTTTTACATACCCACCTTGTTCCTGCTGCAGCCTCTTCTTCTGTAGTCCATCctctagtgatgacatcactagAGGCGGAGCTACACAAGAAGAAAATCACAGCCTGGAACAAGGTTGGTAAGTAttagtctgttcacattatgcattttagcatgcctttttgttttaaaaaggcaTGTTTAAATTTATAATGTGATAAGACCCTTTCTGGCAGTGTATTTCCAGGGACAGGGTATTTattagggagcctccagctgttgcatgcctTGGGCTGTCTAggaatgatggaggttgtaggTTAGCAACGCTCCCcatttgggaaaacactgctttatgaaACCTCTCCCCAGGAGAcagtgccaaaaatgtactaatccattttttgtgtttttcttttttattattttcatcatGCGTATGCGGAAGACTTCTTTAGATTCAAGGACTAAGTTGATGACctgcattttaaaaaaattaaaattaaatggtTAACAATgacttgtgagggagtgttttctgtaataatttttttcttttaaatatactttataggcttagtagtggaagccatctcatagattgagtccattactaagccttgGCTTAGCGCAAGCCCCAAATGCAGCTAGCGCTATCCTTCAAATAATATTCTGGTATACAACACCACTGGGGTACTGAGAAGAGCCTGTAAGTACAGGTCAGGAGTGTAAAAAATGGCACTTCTGAGCCTTGGCGGTAACAGgcaggtgttatttaggctgcggagggccaataacaatggtcattGCTTATTAGGGTAACATCagcctgttgctgcttggttggtatctggctgtaaatgaaaagacggggaaccctacatgtcatttttttaatataaataaataaataaaaaatgtgtatgaTAAACGAACCTGGCAATGTACAGAGTCCAGCAAGCCCTAGTTTTTCCGaagttaattttttcattttagtatttgattaaatataaataataggcCACAACTAATTCTCAATAGAATGTTAATATAAAGTCACTAAGGGCCTTGTTGGGATTGTACATTGccgaaagtaaaaaaaacacattatcgttaagaaaatgtatatataattaaAATAGAAGTTTTCccttgtgtaaattattattataacagtGGGGTATATAAGATTGAATGACTGCACCTAATTGTAACATTCTCAAGACAAAGAAATAAAAGAATGAATTGTTTGCATTTTTCCCGATACATATATAGAGGTACAGTGTAAAGGTGCTGTAGTAACTGTAAATGGATAGACaggtaaatagataaataaataaggcGAGCGctgcagtcttttttttttttttttttggatagatagaagatagatagatagatatgagatagatagatagaagatagatagatatgagatacatagaaagatagagatgagatagatgataaataatagatagatagatgagatagatagatagatagatagatatgagatagataaatatgacacagacagatagatagatagatagatagatagatatgagatagatagaaagattgatagagatgagatagatatgagatag from Hyla sarda isolate aHylSar1 chromosome 11, aHylSar1.hap1, whole genome shotgun sequence harbors:
- the LOC130294937 gene encoding olfactory receptor 6N1-like, yielding MAKRNKTKVEEFILLAFVDLHQIQILFFLLFLLTYMTCIMGNLAIIIVVKLEHSLHKPMYLFIAVFSTLEIMFVSATVPKLLSILLGHNNTISFIGCFTQMFVFDSLGVTECFLLMVMVFDRYLAINKPLHYSTIMTPTACVGLAIFPWLLGFTSMLVPIIITAQLVYCGPNIIDHFFCDMAPLQSLACSDPFISSMSTSLAALMDIVLPFLVIIGFYVCIIMTVSKIKSKDGKQKAFSTCTSHLTVASLFFGTAMIVYIKPRGSHYEKYLSFMYTAFTPTINPFIYTFRNRDVKEVFTNLINRVMRPT